The Fundidesulfovibrio putealis DSM 16056 genome segment CAAGGGCACCTACAAAGGCAATCTGGAGCGTCTGGAGGCGCGGGTGCTGGAAGCCTTCGGCCAGCCTGAATCCGCTTGTTGCCCTGTTCTCGGCACGATCACGGGAGAAGCCTGCGCCACCAACCGCGACCTGGCCAAACGCCTCGGCGTGCGTGGTGGCAACGCCCAGACCATCATGCTCCGCAAGGCGTGTCTGACGTGTCCGAACAACGATTCGAACGCCCGTTCGAACGGGAAAACCACAAAGGAGGTGGTGCATGCTGGTGCTTAGCGTCGAGCAAAGCGCGGCACTCGTCGAATCGGCCATTGGTGATCTGGGCTCGGTCGTCGGCAGTCACGATCCGGTCGAGATCAAGGCGAAGTCCTATGCCGCTTGGAAGAAGCTGGGAGAAGCCAGGGCTCTGCTGCGCAGGCCCGACCTGTTTTCCCCTCAACCCGCTCCGGTCACTCCGGGGGCTTGCCCGGAGGTGCCCCGTGGCTAGGCGTAAACCTGATGAAACGCAGGCCATCACCAGCCTGGACGCGGCTGATGCCGCCCTGGTGGAGCTGGCCAAGCTCGATCGCGAAATGAGGATGATCGAGATCTGCCTGAACGAGGACATTGAAGCCGCGCGAAAGCGCGCCGACGAATTGGCCGCTCCCTTGCGCGAGAAGCGCAGGCTGTTGGAATCAGCGCTGACCACCTACGCGACCGCCAGTAAGGAGGCCCTGTTCAAGAAGGGCAAATCCATCAAGCTGACGCATGGCGTCTTCGGCTTCAGGGCCTCTGACGAACTCAAACCTTTGCCCAAGGGCACCTGGAAGGAGGTGCTCGGCAAGCTGAATGGCATGGCGGCCAAGCTGGCAAAGTTGGAACTGCCCGGCTGCATCCGCATCAAGGAGGAGCCGGACAAGGAAGCGCTGCGGAAGCTGCCCGAAGATCTGCGCGCCGAGGCAGGCGTGCGCATCGTGGGCAAGGACACGTTCTACTACGAACTGAAAGACGAAAACGTCGCCGTGAAAGCGGCCTGAATGCGAAACCGCCCTCCAGGGCGGTCGCCGGGACGTGGTGGTCCCGGCCTGATGAGCAGCCGAAGGAGTCACCCGTGACCATCGCCTACGCAGAACGCCCCAAAGACGCGCCTACGCAGTGCCCATGCATCACCTGCCACGACCACGGGTCTTACTGCGCCGTGAGCTGCGCCCTGTTTGAAGCCTGGGAACGCGCCGGGAAACCAGGGCGCACGTCTTCGACGCAACCTGCACAGCCGCAAGGAGCATGACCATGGAGATGATCACCTCGGGACAGATCACGAAGATCCACGCGCTGAAGAACGCCATCGGCCTGGACGACGCGGCCTATCGGGACATGCTTGATGAACGCTTCGGCGTGTTTTCCAGCAAGCAGCTCACCGCCAAGCAGGCCGCTTTCATCATCGGCGACTGGGAGAAGAAAGCCACCGACGCCGGATCATGGAAGCCCCACCCTGGCCGCAAGCGCTACCAGGAGTTCAAGGGACGCTCGCCGCACCTGGCCTCGCCCAGGCAGCTGCGCATGGTGCGGGCCATGTGGGACCAGGTGGCCCGCGCGCCCAAAGATCAGCGCGACGCGGCGTTCGACAAACTTCTGCGCCGTGTCGTGAAGCGCGACTCCATCAATTTCCTGCGCAAGACCGACGTAGCCGCCGTGGTCGAGGCCCTGGAGGCCATGGGCGCGAAGAAAGAGGCTGCGTGATGGCCATCCATCCCGACGTGCTGGCCCTGGTTACGGTTGATGACCTGGAGGGCGACCTGAAGCTGGTGGCGGAGCAGTGCGGCCTGAACGTCGCCCTGAGCCTCTTTGAGGGCATGGCGGGATGCGTGGTGAACGTGCGCAAAACGGCGTTCAAACGAGCGCTCGATCGGTACGTGCGCGAACACTACGATGGCCGCAACGCCAACCTGCTGGCCATGCGTTGCGGCCTTACCGAACGGGCGATCTACCAGATTGTGGAGAAGGCCCCCATCAAGAACGACCAGCATCTGCTGGTGTGACTCGACCAGCATAAACAATTGTTGCTTGCCACATGTGACGCGTGTCACAAGAGAATCTTCATACACCACAACTTTAAATTTCGTCACCGTTGTCAGGTATTGACCATTTTATATTGACAGATCGTATGCCATTCCATGCGACACAAAGCTGTATAGCAGAGAGAATGCTGGCAACAGAAATAGACCCTATCAGTTTTGACAGTTGATCGAGAGACCAAGTGGCAAACCACCACGTTTGCTTCTCGTCTTTTGTCGTGTATGTCCAATACAAACTAATTGCTACCAATAGAATAAAAGTGAGTCCACCAACTATGGAAACCCAAAATTCGACATGCCGCTTACGCTTCACTTCAGCCCACATGTCTTTTTTAATCACAAGAACTTTGCCAAAGATAATGGGGCGACGAAGCTTCATTTCCAGGATGGTTACAGGTCTTACAAATTGCAAGTCTTTCCCATTTCGTTTGCAATAATCTGCAATATGTCCAACGAGTGCTTCGCATGTCTCCCTTAACGAATATATACCTTCATTCTTTACACGTATTACGTATTGTCCGTCTTCAACGGACACAAAGCCGTAAGACTCGTGCATGGGATAAAAAAAGACAAACAAAGCACCTTCGTGTGCCTTGGGACGATCTTCGTCAGCAACATAATCCATCAATTCATCCAGAATCCTAGTGCCTTCTGAACCAACCGTGAGATCCCAAACTATAGTCTTATTGTTGTCAGGGAAGATTGCTTTAATAACATCACTCTTTAGGGTACTCGTTAAGACAATCTTTGCACGCACATTAACACCTCCGAATTATTGAAAAACGACATCCGGCTCCGCCGTAATCGAAAATCTAATAAATTATATCGCGAATCAAGAGCTTCGGCAATAGGTGGGAAACGGCATCTTGAGATAATACCCTGAAATAACATACACACTCAACCAAGTTGAAACTTGCCCTTAGACAACGCATGGTCTATTCAAGGCAATAGGATAACGTGGGGAGACAGCATGGTTGCGTTTGCAGATTTGTTTTGTGGGGGCGGACTGGGGGCGAGAGGCGCTGTTGCCGCCGGTTGCCGCCCCCTTTTGGCCGTGGACGCATGGACTCCCGCCGCGACGACCTATGCCGCCAATTTCCCTGAAGCCAAGGTGTTCAACGGCAAGGTCGAGGAGATCGACCCCCTTGAAGCCCTTGAGGGCCAAAAAGTCGATTTGCTTCTTTCCTCCCCGGAATGCACCAACCATTCCCCGGCAAAGGGCGCGAGGGAACGCAGCGAAGCCAGTCGCTGCACGGCTTTGCAAACCATCCGATGGGCCAAGGCGCTCAAGCCCAGGTGGATCGTCCTTGAGAACGTCCCTCAGATAGCCTCCTGGCCGCGCTGGTCCGAGATGGTCGAAGAATTGAAAAACACCGGCTATCAGATCGAGCAATACATCCTGGATTCAGAGAAGTTCGGCGTGCCCCAATCCCGCCGCCGCCTCTTCATGGTCGGCGATCTGGAAAAGACCCCTCCCGTTTGCATCAAGGGCAACACTACGTCTTCAACTGTCGAATCAATCCTAGACCCTCCTGGAAGGTGGAAGACGACGCTTCTTTACCGTGCCGGACGTGCCGAACGCACCCTGAAGCATGCCGAGCGGGCTATGGCTGAGAAAGGCCAGGATGCTTCGTTTTTGGTTGTTTATTACGGGTCGGACGGCTCAGGCGGCTGGCAATCACTGGACATGCCTCTCAGGACAGTGACGACGCTCGACAGATTCGCATTGGTAGTCCCCTCCCCGGACGGGCACCGCATGAGAATGCTCCAACCTTCCGAACTGGCTCGCGCGATGGGACTTCCACCGGAACACAAGTTGGTCGCTCCCACACGCAGGGACAGAGTCAAACTCTGCGGCAACGGAATCTGCGCCCCGGTCATGAAGGCCGTCATCGAGCAGGCCGTACTGGCTTCTCGCTAAGGACGTCCCTGACCCGCGTAACGCAATCCTGAAGAGCCTTTTCCACCTCGTGCTCCCAAAATCTGAGAACAACCCAGCCTTCCTTCTCCAGCCTTGCGTTTGTCTCCCTGTCCCGCTCGATGTTTCTGCCGATCTTGCGACTCCAGAATTCTTGATTGGTGCCGGGCATGACTCCGTGCAACGGACAGCCGTGCCAAAAGCAGCCGTCCACGAATATGGCAACCTTCCGGGAGATGAACGCTATGTCTGGTTTTCCCGGCAAGGCGGGGTGAGTACGGTATCGCAGGCCGGAAGACCACAATGCCCGGCGCAAAGCCAATTCGGGGCCGGTATCGCGGCCTCGAATTCGTGACATCACCTCACTCCGTTTCTCAGGAGTGAAACAGTCGCCTTTGCCTTTTTTCATGTCGAAGACGGTTTTATCGGCATGCGCCTGTTTGAAGGTATTGCGAATCCCTTGGCTTTCGGCTTACGAAAAGCGCGGCAAAAAGAGGCAAATCACGTATGCAGGACACCACCAAGAATACCGGCGAAGCACAGATGCGCCCAAGGGCTCGTCTCGTCAAACTGATCGGGGATGAACTGATCAGCGACGAACCGGTCGCCCTCGTCGAGCTCGTAAAGAACGCCTATGATGCTGACGCGAGCGTCGTCAATGTCGTCTTTGAGGGAGCAGACCCGGACAGCCTGGACAGGATCATCGTTGAGGATGACGGTTTCGGGATGTGTCTAGATGATATCCTTAACAAATGGCTGGAGCCAGGGACCATCTCCAAGCGGGGCAAGGAAATGACGCCCAAGGGGCGCATCCTGCAAGGTGCCAAGGGGATTGGTCGATTTGCATCTGCAAGACTCGCGGAACGCCTCATCCTCGAAAGTAAAATGCTTGATCATCCAGGCGTCGTAATCATCATCGATTGGGGTGTTTTCGACGATGATAAATATCTTGAGGAAGTCATTGTTGAATGGGAGGAGGCCGACCCGACTAGCTTACCGCACGGGACACGAATCACCTTGGAAGGGCTTCGGAAAAATTGGAATGCAAAAGATTTCACGCTACTGCACTCACGCCTTGGCAGCCTTATTTCGCCATTCAATGACGTAGTCGACTTTGACATTCACATTGCCATTCCAGGGAATTTCACGGGACATGTTACACCACCTGAAATAATCATGAGCCCGCGCTATAGACTGGAAGGATGCTTAACTGATGATGGCATGTTCACCGGTCAAATAGAGATAGAAGGAAAGGACGTTCATTTTTGCCATGATCTGCGGATACGAGACAAAAATACTAGCGTACTTTGCGGGCCGTTCATGGTTGAAATCAGAGCATGGGACAGAGACACAGAGAGCCTAAAGCCACTTGCGGATAGATTTGGTCAAAGTGTAACCAAGCTACGATCTACTTTGAACGAATACTGCGGTGTAGGTATTTATCGTGATGGATTTCGTGTTCACCCATATGGACAAAAAGGTGAAGATTGGCTTAACTTGGATTTAAGAAGTAGACAAAACCCATCAAAGAACCTTGCGAATAACCAGATAGTCGCCTCAATCCGAATAGGACGGGATCGGAATCCCAATGTAATTGACCGAAGCACACGGGAAGGCTTGGTCATCAATGACGAATTCAAGGATCTCCAGCAATGGTTCGAGCACATATTGAACGTGCTTGAAGGTCATCGATACAAAGCAAAGCCTCGATCCAATGATGTCCGAGCTGATGCTGCATTTTTCGATGGACTCGATCTCAAGGATGAAGTCCAGGCCGCACAGAAAAGCCTTGGTCCAGACCATCCGGTAGCAAAGTTGATGGTCCAGGCCGACAAAAGGGTTCGGGATAGAGCAGAGAGAATTCAAGAACACCTGAACAGACTTTTAACTCTTTCCGGACTTGGTCAGATGGTGGACCTTGTGATGCATGAAATCGGTGCTCCACTCGGCAAGATAAACCGCCGAATTGAAATATTCGAAAACAAACTATTGCCATTTGTATCAGGAATGCCTGGTTCATGTCATGGTTCTGAATCAAAGTGGTTTCGCGATCAGGTGCCTTCGAACATCCGCGACATAAAAGAGTGGTGTGAACAAATCAATCTTCTGAGAGACAGACTTGACACACAAACGCCGGCAAAGCGTGGAAAGGCAACTGCATTTGACGTACGAGAAGAGATTGCTAATACACTTGACCTGTTTTCTATGCTCATTGATCGCCAAAAAATTGTTGTCAAGTGCGACATCCCAACAGAACCATTTATGGTAAAAATGTCCAGAGCCAGTTTAGGGCAGGTCATGTCTAACCTTGTAGACAACGCATTATACTGGCTGACCAAACACCACGGCAAAGGATCAGGTGGCCTACTACAAATTGACTTAGACCCACTTCCATCTGGATTTAAAATCATTGTTGCCGACAATGGTCCTGGGATTTCAGAAGAAGACAAAGAAAGAATCTTTGATTCATACTACACAACGAAACCGGCTGGGATGGGACTTGGACTTTATGTTGCGAGGCTAGCTATGGATAGTTATGGAAAATTGCTTTGCTCAGACAACTGCGACCAGCCGGGAGCATGCTTCGAAGCTATATTCGAAAGGAGTATTGGGCGATGAACGTCTCAGTATCGCGCCTCAAGTGCATAATGATTGATGATGACCATGACTACTGTAAACTGTTTGAAGAAAATCTACCAACTGCTGACGGGATAGAATTAGAGTGGGATGTGTGCAATGCATTTGACATCGCATTGAAAAAAATAGAGTCAAATCATTACTGTATAATTGTGTCAGACATTTACAATGGTGACCCCAGCCGCCGAGACACTCGAGGGGCTTCGGTCTTGACAGAGATCCGAACTAAAAGTTTCACTCCAGTCATCCTTACAAGCACCAGTCCAAAACCTCCTAACATTACAGAATCGAGCTTCGTTAGATTTGTTAAAAAGGTTGGCACACAGAATGATTTAAAACAGGCTATTCAGTCTATAGTTGATACTGGGATACCGCAACTGAAAGAGCGACTCCGAATGGAGATTGACCGTGATGCAAGCGGATTCCTATGGCAATTTCTTGATCAGGAATGGGACAAAATTAAAGAATCTGACATTGTACAACCTGAAAAATTATATGGATTCATACGGAGAAGAACTGCCCAATCCCTTGGACGACTAAAGCAAGGACCCGGTGCAGCTGAGCAATCAACTGTCGATGCGACAGATTACTACATATATCCATCTATCTCAGGTGATGTCCTTAGGATGGGACAAATCATTCGTGAAACCACAACGTCCAAATACTATATTGTTTTAACACCTCACTGCCTTCTTGAGAACCAAACTAGTGTCGGTGTTCGCGCTGACTACATCCTGCTTGCCCCCCTTCGGAAAGCAAAAGATGTATGCAAAGAGCAAGGGGCACACGTCAACGAAATTCAACAATGGGTCGCTCACCCTTGTGGTAAAGGCAAGCCTTCAGGAAGATATTTCTTCCTCCCACGTTTTCTTGAAATGGAAGACATGTATGCAGACATTCTTGCGATTACAAGCATTGCAGGGAGATGGCCACTTACTGATTTTGAAAGACTTGCATGCCTGGATGCGCCATATGCTGAAGCATTGCAGTCGCAATTCTTAAAACTGTATTCAAGTGTCGGCCTCCCTGTTCTTGCCCATACTCAATATGCGGAACTTGCGGCTTTGCGAGATGAAATTTTTTCTGCAAACGACCTAGGCGTACAGGCTGTTGAAAAAAAGACCATGATCAATCAAATAACCATATCAAGAATCCCGACTGATGTATCTCGGAAAGAAGTTGAATTTTGCATAAAAGACGCCGGGATGGCCCTAAATAAACCTACAATTTCCTGGAGTGACTTGAAAGGCAGGTGCAAGAAGCAACAATAGCGCAATTATATCTCGGACAACGTGCGAGCATGATGGCTTAATCAACATGAAACTTGGGCTCTTCACAGTATTTTTCTTAATGCTACTGACGACATCTGCCGCAGCCAGGCCAGTCAACGACTTCACAGTCAAGGACGGCCAGGGTTCGTATCCGTTTGCCCTGTCGGACACGGAGATGAAGCTCTTTTTCTACAATTCCCAGCGCCAGGATTTCGGCGACATGCGCAGCAAGGTGTTCAGCTACAAGCCGATCGGCCCCGCGCCACTGGACAGCGCCCTCGCACGCGAGGAGATTGCCAAGATGGTCAAATGGCTGTTCTTCAACGAAACGGCCAGGGTTGATGCCGCCCGACCGATGGAGTTGCCCGGCGGCATCATCTGCTACCCCGTTGTCATGATAGCTGACGGTTCAGGCATGGATGGGTTGGGCCTGCGCATAACGGTGGAAAGCGGGGCTATCCGCATGGTGGAGGTGGCTGCATGCATGACCTGCGGGGTGATGGGCAGTCTCATCAAGGATTATGAAGGCAGGAAGTGATTTCGAAAACCATGCGAACGCATTCAAAAGGGCGGCTCCCCTGCGGGTAACCGCCCTTTCTCATGCTCTCTATTTTACTTTTATGCGCCCGCTAGCGTCCTGACTGGAGGTTTTTCCCGGCGGAATGGCTACGACTCTTCCATCCTTGCCTTCGCGGGAGGTTCCACCTGGAGGAATGGCTACAACTCTACCATCTTTGCCTTGGCGAGAGGTGTAGCCTTTGGGGATGGCCACAACACGCCCGTCTTGGCCTTCGCGAGAGGTTCCACCTGGTGGGATGGCTACAACTCTTCTATCCTTGCCTTCGCGAGAGGTCCCACCTGGTGGGATGGCTACGACATGTCCATCTTTACCTTGACGAGAGGTATACCCCACTGGAATTTCGACTGCTTCACCATCTGCTCCTGTTCTTTTCATATAATTCTCCTTTTTTGAATCCCTGCCACAACGGCTTTGGACATGGACGAGATAAATATGGCCGAGGTGAATAATGTCAAGACGAGTCTTGATATTTTTATGCCCTACCGCAAGTCATCGAATATCGCCTTGACCACCCGCTCAAGCCGCCTCTCGTCATCCTCGCCGAGCTTCATGAACTCGCGCGCCGGTACCTCCACCTTCTTGCCCCTCCCGGCTTTGCCGCCAAGGTTCTGGATGGCCGCGTAGATCTTGTTGGTGCCGACCGAGGCGGATGTGTCGTCATAGTGGCGGCTGATGGAGCTGGCCAGTTGGCCGGAGCGCTGAAGCATCTTCCCCGGCCAGTTGCCCCTCCGCTCCCGGTCCTTGATGGTGGCAGCTGACAGGGACGGCCAGCGTGGGCGGCCTTCCTCCTCGAAGTTCTCCTCCACGGCGTCGGCCATGATGCCTGCGGCCTTCCTCATGAACGGCTCCAGGATTCGGCCCTTGGCCGCCAGTTGCCTGAGTTTGTCCAGGCCCTCGGTGTTCGTGACGCGGATCTCGATCATCTCTTGCCACCTCCGCCCGTGGGCGTTATGTAATTCTCGTATTTGAAAGTCGGCGGGGTCTGAATCCTGGAGCGTCCGGGCGCTGAGAAGGGAGGAGGCACTGTCGTGGGTCCCAGGAACCCACGGGGGTCGGACCCCCGCCGATTTTTCATTTTCCGTGCAGCAGTTTCCCGACGCGCTGCTTGTTCATGCTCTTGTCGTCCGCCTGCATCATGTTCCAGAACAGGCTCCCGTCTTGGTTGACCCTGGCCACCACCATCAGATCGTTCTTGCCCTTGAACAGCCCCAGATAGCGCTCACGGAAACCGTCCTCGTATTCGGTCAGGTAGACCTCGAACGGATTTTCGAACGTGGGCAGGATGAAGTTCGCGTAGCGTTCGCGTCCGTGCTCGGTCTTTTCCACCATGTGCGCGAGCAGCTCGTGGCGCATGAACAGCTTGCCCACCGGCGTCTGGACCGTGACCAGCGGTTTCGCGTCCAGTCCCAGAGCCCTGGCCATCATGTCGCGGGCCTCAGCCTGGGTTGCAGCGCGCGGCAGAAGCTGCGGCGCGTCCTGGCGTTGACTGGCCGCGACGGTTCTCAGATCCTGGCGGCCCTGGCTCTTCCAGTCGGGCTGGCCCGCCACGATCCTGATGCAGCCGGTCTTGCCGTCCTTTTCAGCGAAGGATGCACCCGTGCAGTCCGGCAGATGCCCGGCCTTGTCGAACAGCGGCCATTGCTGGCCGGGGTTGTAGGCCCAGCCGGGGTCTGTGCGCACTTTTGCGCCCTCGGGCGTGGTATAGACCGCCGCCGTGGTCGGGCGGAGATCGCGCCCCACCGGCACTTCCACTAGCTCCATGCGCCCGTTCGAATCCTCAACAGTGAGGCCCTTGGACGCCACGTGCTCGCCGTCCATGGCCCGCACCCGGCAGCGGCAGTTCCATCCGTTGGGCGGGTACATGGAACCCCAGAGCGGATCGCCATGATGGAAGACGCGCCCGTTGAGCACCCGGTGCGCCGGGCGGGTGCGGGCGTCCATCACGGCCACGTACTGCCAGTATGGCTGGTTGTCGGCGTTGGCCTTCTGTTCGCGGTAGCGCCCGGCCATGTAGGCCGTTTGCAGGTTGGTCTGGTAGATGGTCTTGAGGCGGCGCGGGCTGCCGAGCTGGACCTTCTTCACCTCGCCGGTGAGGGGGTCGGCCATCTCCTGCTTGCCCCACCAGCCCAGGGACTTCAGGCGCGGTTCGAGGGATTTTCGGAACTGGGAGAGGGTCAGGCCCTGGTCCAAGGCGCGTTGGGTTTCCTCGCGGATGGCCTGGAGCACGTCCAGCTTCATGGCCTTAGCCACAGTGAAGGCTTTGGCGTGGGCTTCGGCCAGCATCTCGCGCCAGTCGAAGGTGATGGCGTAGCCCTTGGCCTTGAAGTAGGCGATGGCCCGTTCTGGCGGCAGGCCCAGGGCGAAGGAGAGGTCAACGTCCTTCGGCGGCATTCAGCATCCCCCAGAGGTCTGCGATAAAGATGGCCATGGTCAGGCGCTTCTCGAACTCCTCCGTGTCCAGGTCCGGGAAGGCATCCACCAGCCCGGTCATGATGTCCTCGATCGAGGCCGCCTCGCGGCACAGCGCCAGCACCGGCCCAAGCAAAGCCTCGGCCTGGGCTTGCAACTGCTCTGGCGGGATATTCCCGGCCAGCATGTCGATGGCCGTCTGGTCGGAGATGTCCTCGCCCTCGTTGAATTCGGCGGGGGGCTGGCCGGGCGGAAGGCTTGAGGCGGGCTTTTCCTCCACCAGCTCGATGTCGTCCTCTTCGAAACCGTAGGTGCGCATCCAATACTTCTTCGAGAACCGGAGCTGGCCGGTGTCCGCGAGAGTCTTGTCCCGCTCGGC includes the following:
- a CDS encoding regulatory protein GemA; its protein translation is MEMITSGQITKIHALKNAIGLDDAAYRDMLDERFGVFSSKQLTAKQAAFIIGDWEKKATDAGSWKPHPGRKRYQEFKGRSPHLASPRQLRMVRAMWDQVARAPKDQRDAAFDKLLRRVVKRDSINFLRKTDVAAVVEALEAMGAKKEAA
- a CDS encoding phage virion morphogenesis protein — protein: MIEIRVTNTEGLDKLRQLAAKGRILEPFMRKAAGIMADAVEENFEEEGRPRWPSLSAATIKDRERRGNWPGKMLQRSGQLASSISRHYDDTSASVGTNKIYAAIQNLGGKAGRGKKVEVPAREFMKLGEDDERRLERVVKAIFDDLR
- a CDS encoding DNA cytosine methyltransferase; the protein is MVAFADLFCGGGLGARGAVAAGCRPLLAVDAWTPAATTYAANFPEAKVFNGKVEEIDPLEALEGQKVDLLLSSPECTNHSPAKGARERSEASRCTALQTIRWAKALKPRWIVLENVPQIASWPRWSEMVEELKNTGYQIEQYILDSEKFGVPQSRRRLFMVGDLEKTPPVCIKGNTTSSTVESILDPPGRWKTTLLYRAGRAERTLKHAERAMAEKGQDASFLVVYYGSDGSGGWQSLDMPLRTVTTLDRFALVVPSPDGHRMRMLQPSELARAMGLPPEHKLVAPTRRDRVKLCGNGICAPVMKAVIEQAVLASR
- a CDS encoding DNA-binding transcriptional response regulator encodes the protein MNVSVSRLKCIMIDDDHDYCKLFEENLPTADGIELEWDVCNAFDIALKKIESNHYCIIVSDIYNGDPSRRDTRGASVLTEIRTKSFTPVILTSTSPKPPNITESSFVRFVKKVGTQNDLKQAIQSIVDTGIPQLKERLRMEIDRDASGFLWQFLDQEWDKIKESDIVQPEKLYGFIRRRTAQSLGRLKQGPGAAEQSTVDATDYYIYPSISGDVLRMGQIIRETTTSKYYIVLTPHCLLENQTSVGVRADYILLAPLRKAKDVCKEQGAHVNEIQQWVAHPCGKGKPSGRYFFLPRFLEMEDMYADILAITSIAGRWPLTDFERLACLDAPYAEALQSQFLKLYSSVGLPVLAHTQYAELAALRDEIFSANDLGVQAVEKKTMINQITISRIPTDVSRKEVEFCIKDAGMALNKPTISWSDLKGRCKKQQ
- a CDS encoding phage minor head protein, which encodes MPPKDVDLSFALGLPPERAIAYFKAKGYAITFDWREMLAEAHAKAFTVAKAMKLDVLQAIREETQRALDQGLTLSQFRKSLEPRLKSLGWWGKQEMADPLTGEVKKVQLGSPRRLKTIYQTNLQTAYMAGRYREQKANADNQPYWQYVAVMDARTRPAHRVLNGRVFHHGDPLWGSMYPPNGWNCRCRVRAMDGEHVASKGLTVEDSNGRMELVEVPVGRDLRPTTAAVYTTPEGAKVRTDPGWAYNPGQQWPLFDKAGHLPDCTGASFAEKDGKTGCIRIVAGQPDWKSQGRQDLRTVAASQRQDAPQLLPRAATQAEARDMMARALGLDAKPLVTVQTPVGKLFMRHELLAHMVEKTEHGRERYANFILPTFENPFEVYLTEYEDGFRERYLGLFKGKNDLMVVARVNQDGSLFWNMMQADDKSMNKQRVGKLLHGK
- a CDS encoding very short patch repair endonuclease: MKKGKGDCFTPEKRSEVMSRIRGRDTGPELALRRALWSSGLRYRTHPALPGKPDIAFISRKVAIFVDGCFWHGCPLHGVMPGTNQEFWSRKIGRNIERDRETNARLEKEGWVVLRFWEHEVEKALQDCVTRVRDVLSEKPVRPAR
- a CDS encoding sensor histidine kinase, producing the protein MQDTTKNTGEAQMRPRARLVKLIGDELISDEPVALVELVKNAYDADASVVNVVFEGADPDSLDRIIVEDDGFGMCLDDILNKWLEPGTISKRGKEMTPKGRILQGAKGIGRFASARLAERLILESKMLDHPGVVIIIDWGVFDDDKYLEEVIVEWEEADPTSLPHGTRITLEGLRKNWNAKDFTLLHSRLGSLISPFNDVVDFDIHIAIPGNFTGHVTPPEIIMSPRYRLEGCLTDDGMFTGQIEIEGKDVHFCHDLRIRDKNTSVLCGPFMVEIRAWDRDTESLKPLADRFGQSVTKLRSTLNEYCGVGIYRDGFRVHPYGQKGEDWLNLDLRSRQNPSKNLANNQIVASIRIGRDRNPNVIDRSTREGLVINDEFKDLQQWFEHILNVLEGHRYKAKPRSNDVRADAAFFDGLDLKDEVQAAQKSLGPDHPVAKLMVQADKRVRDRAERIQEHLNRLLTLSGLGQMVDLVMHEIGAPLGKINRRIEIFENKLLPFVSGMPGSCHGSESKWFRDQVPSNIRDIKEWCEQINLLRDRLDTQTPAKRGKATAFDVREEIANTLDLFSMLIDRQKIVVKCDIPTEPFMVKMSRASLGQVMSNLVDNALYWLTKHHGKGSGGLLQIDLDPLPSGFKIIVADNGPGISEEDKERIFDSYYTTKPAGMGLGLYVARLAMDSYGKLLCSDNCDQPGACFEAIFERSIGR
- a CDS encoding Mor transcription activator family protein, with translation MAIHPDVLALVTVDDLEGDLKLVAEQCGLNVALSLFEGMAGCVVNVRKTAFKRALDRYVREHYDGRNANLLAMRCGLTERAIYQIVEKAPIKNDQHLLV
- a CDS encoding host-nuclease inhibitor Gam family protein, giving the protein MARRKPDETQAITSLDAADAALVELAKLDREMRMIEICLNEDIEAARKRADELAAPLREKRRLLESALTTYATASKEALFKKGKSIKLTHGVFGFRASDELKPLPKGTWKEVLGKLNGMAAKLAKLELPGCIRIKEEPDKEALRKLPEDLRAEAGVRIVGKDTFYYELKDENVAVKAA